The Paenibacillus tianjinensis genome has a window encoding:
- a CDS encoding DUF4179 domain-containing protein gives MINSREEQAMLSDAARLQRHIQAELSSSDLRIAVQSGMERGIRNSKRSALTKGSLFGLAAAAVIAILLFIIPIIHEEPRTAVVPQTVNWGELQAFKELNSYDIDAATLESAIRNDYIQLINKSAETQGYRITLNAVTADENRILILYTAITEADQEVYNVSSSRILNTQTRSYLTSAGGMGAHDKVLGQDNYHKFYGKTEIVLDRSKPFPKDLQAEFQIASVNPGKMDDPKTGTIMADMHYSPRLKISFTLDPKFKATSTKILYPKKSFILNGHEVELSRVEMSPLMIRIYVALKNAEENQWEVRQKVFEAVLKADIKSKTENGTQDLPIVSGTGTEDGFEKLFASNLLDNPESLLLELTTKTSDEAVKVRLDLSK, from the coding sequence ATGATTAACAGCAGAGAAGAACAGGCCATGCTGTCGGATGCAGCCCGTCTTCAGCGGCACATTCAAGCGGAGCTAAGCAGCAGTGACTTAAGGATTGCTGTTCAGAGCGGAATGGAGCGGGGCATCCGGAATAGTAAACGGTCTGCGCTAACGAAAGGCTCTTTGTTCGGGTTGGCAGCTGCCGCAGTAATCGCTATTTTGCTGTTTATAATCCCTATCATACACGAAGAACCTCGGACAGCGGTGGTCCCGCAAACTGTCAATTGGGGAGAGCTGCAGGCCTTTAAGGAATTAAATTCTTATGATATTGATGCAGCAACTTTAGAATCCGCAATCCGCAACGATTACATCCAGCTTATTAACAAAAGCGCAGAAACTCAGGGCTACAGGATAACACTGAACGCAGTAACGGCAGATGAGAATAGAATCCTTATTCTGTATACTGCCATAACGGAAGCAGACCAGGAGGTATACAACGTCAGTAGCAGCAGGATTTTGAATACCCAGACCCGAAGTTACCTGACGTCAGCCGGTGGGATGGGCGCTCATGACAAAGTGTTAGGCCAGGACAATTATCATAAGTTTTACGGGAAGACCGAGATTGTACTGGACCGGAGCAAACCATTTCCTAAGGATTTACAGGCGGAGTTTCAGATTGCTTCGGTGAACCCCGGGAAGATGGATGATCCCAAGACAGGGACCATCATGGCAGATATGCATTACTCACCAAGACTCAAGATTAGCTTCACACTGGATCCTAAGTTTAAAGCAACGTCCACAAAGATCCTTTATCCTAAAAAGTCATTTATCTTGAATGGGCATGAAGTCGAATTAAGCCGGGTTGAAATGTCTCCATTAATGATCCGCATCTATGTTGCTTTAAAGAACGCGGAGGAGAATCAGTGGGAAGTTAGGCAGAAGGTATTTGAAGCTGTCCTCAAAGCAGATATTAAGTCCAAGACTGAAAATGGCACACAGGATCTACCCATAGTCTCTGGAACCGGAACGGAGGACGGGTTTGAGAAGCTGTTTGCCAGTAATCTGTTGGATAATCCGGAATCTCTCCTACTGGAGCTTACGACAAAAACAAGTGATGAAGCAGTGAAAGTGAGGCTTGACCTTTCAAAATAG
- a CDS encoding PhzF family phenazine biosynthesis isomerase produces the protein MSRVTVYHVDAFSREAGMGNPAGVVLNASELTELQMQSIAKQVGFNETAFLLPSSLADMRIRYFTPGHEVNLCGHATIATIYAMKTKGLLGEQSGITIETKAGILPIRIEEEHSNQILITMQQAAPEFMPFNGPSADLAACLGLGAEDIDPRFPILYGSTGLWTLLLPIRSLGAFKRMSPDNNRFPDILKELPHASVHPFCLETYAAEADMHGRHFSSPYSGTIEDPVTGTASGVMGAYYSKYIRPDQEHLELLIEQGQEIGRNGSVRVTVNTNRNEVAITGTAVFAEELTIPYMGIQ, from the coding sequence ATGAGCAGGGTAACAGTATATCACGTGGATGCTTTTAGTAGAGAGGCGGGTATGGGGAATCCGGCAGGGGTCGTTTTGAACGCTTCTGAACTCACAGAGTTACAAATGCAGTCCATAGCCAAACAAGTAGGATTTAATGAAACAGCCTTTCTCCTGCCTTCCAGCCTGGCCGATATGAGAATCCGTTATTTCACACCTGGCCATGAAGTCAACCTCTGCGGTCACGCCACTATTGCCACTATCTATGCTATGAAAACCAAAGGACTTCTTGGGGAACAATCCGGAATAACCATTGAAACAAAAGCGGGCATTTTGCCCATTCGTATCGAAGAGGAACACTCCAATCAAATTTTGATTACCATGCAGCAGGCAGCACCGGAATTCATGCCCTTCAACGGCCCATCTGCCGACTTGGCCGCTTGTCTTGGTCTGGGGGCGGAAGATATTGATCCACGCTTTCCTATCCTGTATGGCAGCACGGGGTTATGGACGCTTCTGCTCCCTATTCGTTCTCTCGGGGCCTTCAAACGAATGTCCCCGGATAATAACCGCTTCCCAGATATTTTAAAAGAATTGCCGCATGCTTCCGTGCATCCGTTTTGCCTGGAAACCTACGCTGCTGAGGCGGACATGCATGGCCGGCACTTCTCTTCCCCCTACTCAGGCACCATTGAAGACCCGGTAACAGGAACCGCCTCCGGTGTAATGGGAGCATATTATAGCAAATACATCCGTCCGGATCAGGAACATCTGGAGCTGCTCATTGAGCAAGGACAGGAGATCGGACGCAATGGCAGCGTTAGGGTAACAGTTAACACAAACCGGAATGAGGTTGCCATTACAGGCACCGCCGTTTTTGCCGAGGAGCTAACCATTCCGTATATGGGTATTCAATGA
- a CDS encoding antibiotic biosynthesis monooxygenase produces MFIQTRSIVVEKGNSDKVIEKFSAPGALEEMPGLIDISVMLNEKSKDNEEVLLLNRWESEDAWKNWEKSDAHIQGHRNSRGQEKPAFILSTTVNMYEVQKVKEGKVFGT; encoded by the coding sequence ATGTTCATTCAGACCAGATCTATTGTTGTGGAGAAAGGAAACAGTGATAAGGTCATTGAGAAATTCAGTGCACCGGGTGCACTGGAAGAAATGCCGGGACTCATTGATATCAGCGTAATGCTCAATGAGAAAAGCAAAGACAATGAGGAGGTGCTGCTGCTGAACCGCTGGGAATCAGAAGACGCGTGGAAGAACTGGGAGAAAAGCGATGCGCATATCCAGGGCCACCGCAACAGCAGAGGACAGGAGAAACCGGCTTTTATCCTCAGTACAACCGTAAATATGTATGAGGTGCAGAAGGTAAAAGAGGGTAAGGTTTTCGGCACATAG
- a CDS encoding IS256 family transposase → MGLWTKQQLREFIKENNLVSAQDAQNALKELFAETIQEMLEAEMDTHLGYGKHEVKAKLTPNSRNGKSRKTVVSEYGEQEIAIPRDRLGEFEPLVVKKHQSNVTGIEEQIIALYAKGISTREIQDHLGQMYGIEVSPTLISNVTNKIVPLIKEWQNRPLQGVYAVVYLDAIHFKVKQDGAIINKAAYMVIGIDLDGNKDVLGMWIGENESSKFWLSVLNELKNRGVGDILIICVDNLSGFSQAIAACYPQTEIQKCIIHQIRSSTRYVSYKDIKKVTADLKPIYKAATEEGALLELDRFEEVWGAKYPLIIRSWRTNWDELATFFKYPPEIRKLIYTTNMIESYHRQLRKVTKGKSIFPTDEALLKMLYLATVDVTRKWTGRVQNWGQMLLQLSVFFPDRVGQHLR, encoded by the coding sequence ATGGGACTTTGGACAAAACAACAGTTACGGGAATTTATTAAGGAAAACAACTTGGTAAGCGCACAGGATGCGCAGAATGCTCTAAAAGAGCTATTTGCGGAGACGATTCAGGAGATGCTGGAAGCCGAAATGGACACTCATTTAGGCTACGGAAAGCATGAAGTGAAGGCGAAGCTCACGCCAAACAGCCGTAACGGAAAGAGCCGTAAAACGGTTGTCAGTGAGTACGGGGAACAGGAAATCGCTATCCCTCGTGACCGTCTGGGTGAGTTTGAGCCACTTGTCGTCAAGAAGCATCAGTCGAACGTAACCGGCATCGAAGAGCAAATCATCGCTCTGTACGCCAAAGGGATTAGTACCCGAGAAATTCAGGATCACCTGGGGCAGATGTATGGCATTGAGGTGTCGCCTACGCTCATTTCCAATGTCACAAATAAGATTGTTCCTCTCATTAAAGAATGGCAGAATCGGCCTCTGCAAGGCGTTTACGCTGTTGTCTATCTGGATGCGATCCACTTCAAAGTCAAGCAAGACGGGGCCATTATCAACAAGGCTGCCTACATGGTCATTGGCATTGATCTGGACGGAAACAAAGACGTGCTGGGCATGTGGATTGGTGAGAACGAGTCCTCCAAGTTCTGGCTCAGCGTGCTGAATGAACTCAAGAATCGTGGAGTGGGGGACATTCTCATTATCTGCGTGGATAACCTGTCCGGGTTCTCTCAAGCGATTGCGGCCTGCTATCCCCAAACTGAAATCCAGAAGTGTATTATTCACCAAATCCGCAGCTCTACACGGTACGTGTCTTACAAGGATATTAAGAAGGTGACCGCCGACTTAAAGCCTATATACAAGGCAGCTACCGAGGAAGGTGCCTTGCTTGAACTCGACCGTTTTGAGGAAGTCTGGGGGGCGAAATATCCCCTCATTATCCGTTCGTGGCGGACGAATTGGGACGAACTTGCTACTTTTTTCAAGTACCCGCCTGAGATACGTAAACTGATTTACACCACCAATATGATTGAGAGTTACCACCGTCAGCTTCGTAAAGTAACCAAAGGAAAGAGCATCTTTCCTACCGATGAAGCTCTGCTAAAAATGCTCTATCTGGCCACCGTCGATGTCACTCGAAAATGGACTGGACGTGTCCAAAACTGGGGCCAAATGCTGCTCCAGCTTTCGGTATTTTTCCCAGACCGGGTCGGTCAACACTTGCGTTAG
- a CDS encoding sugar ABC transporter substrate-binding protein, giving the protein MKKKTGFTIASLLLSFSLVAAGCGNSNNSASGDSKTLKVWFMGTSDTVKPIAEMYEAKNPGIKVDVQAIPWDTAHDKLLTAVASKNGPDVVQMGTTWIPEFAAAGALKDMSPYIEQYPSMKADNFFDGAVQTTQYEGKTVAVPFYVETRAMFYRTDLLSGVGYPEGPKTWDELKDASKKLVEKGGAGHYALPIEGKDSIYPVIFAWQNGSEIIDENRQPQFNQPAYVETVNFLKSFYDEGLSPKGTDLDTVAAFKDGTMGMFISGPWMIQTVKEKAPEIDGKWAVTTLPAKVTNTSSIGGADLSIFNYSKNPDEAAKFIAFMAEQEAQLKYYETSNSMPALKAAWTNEALSDPMIAAFGKQLENSRPAPTVKEYEEIAQAAMAAFEQITIGGADTQTELDKLNDKANELLGNK; this is encoded by the coding sequence ATGAAAAAGAAAACTGGCTTTACCATTGCTTCACTGCTACTCAGCTTCTCCTTGGTTGCAGCAGGCTGCGGCAACTCGAACAATTCCGCTTCCGGGGACAGCAAGACTTTGAAAGTATGGTTCATGGGTACTTCGGATACCGTAAAGCCGATTGCCGAAATGTATGAAGCGAAGAATCCTGGAATTAAAGTAGATGTTCAAGCGATTCCTTGGGATACTGCCCATGATAAATTACTGACAGCTGTAGCTTCCAAGAACGGTCCTGACGTTGTCCAGATGGGAACAACCTGGATTCCGGAATTTGCGGCTGCCGGAGCCCTCAAGGATATGTCTCCTTATATCGAGCAGTATCCAAGTATGAAAGCGGACAACTTCTTCGACGGGGCTGTTCAAACTACCCAGTACGAAGGTAAGACGGTCGCTGTTCCGTTTTATGTTGAAACCCGTGCAATGTTCTACCGGACCGATCTGCTCAGCGGTGTAGGCTATCCTGAAGGACCGAAAACCTGGGATGAGCTGAAGGATGCCAGTAAGAAGCTGGTCGAAAAAGGCGGAGCCGGTCATTATGCCCTGCCTATTGAAGGAAAAGACTCCATCTACCCAGTCATTTTTGCCTGGCAGAACGGAAGTGAAATCATTGACGAGAACCGTCAGCCACAGTTCAATCAGCCGGCATATGTAGAAACGGTTAACTTCCTGAAGAGCTTCTATGATGAAGGGTTGTCTCCAAAAGGGACGGACCTGGATACCGTTGCAGCATTTAAAGACGGCACGATGGGGATGTTCATCAGCGGTCCTTGGATGATCCAGACGGTGAAAGAGAAGGCTCCGGAGATTGACGGCAAATGGGCAGTAACTACGCTTCCGGCGAAAGTAACCAATACTTCGTCCATCGGCGGTGCCGATCTGTCGATCTTCAATTACAGCAAAAACCCGGACGAAGCCGCTAAGTTCATAGCTTTCATGGCTGAACAGGAAGCACAGCTGAAATACTATGAAACTTCTAACTCCATGCCTGCTCTGAAGGCTGCCTGGACGAATGAAGCGCTTAGTGATCCGATGATTGCCGCTTTCGGCAAGCAGCTGGAAAATTCACGTCCTGCTCCAACGGTGAAGGAATATGAGGAAATTGCCCAGGCGGCAATGGCTGCTTTTGAACAGATTACTATTGGCGGCGCCGATACACAAACCGAACTGGATAAACTGAATGATAAGGCCAACGAGCTCCTTGGCAATAAATAA
- a CDS encoding carbohydrate ABC transporter permease has product MFIAPAVLLLTLFSIIPIIIALVISFTDMDLVGLADYSNIRGVGFSNYIDIFKDPIFLKSMYNTLIYVVIGVPLVVMASMGVALLLNYGSGWLFKSFRVIYYMPSITNIVAVAVVWGYLYNGCYGLFNYVLSWFGLPAQQWLQDPVLAKLSLILLAFWKSIGLNMIIFLAALQGIPRSYYEAAEIDGATGWKKLRYITVPLLGFATFFVTITTLIGWIQFFEEPLVMTKGGPLNATMSMALFIYNNGFQLSKFGYAASGSFVLFIIIIIVTLIQFAVKKKEVEY; this is encoded by the coding sequence ATGTTTATCGCTCCGGCAGTTCTTCTGCTGACGCTTTTCTCCATTATTCCGATTATTATTGCACTGGTAATCAGCTTTACGGATATGGATCTGGTGGGGCTTGCGGATTATTCGAACATTCGTGGCGTTGGATTCAGCAACTATATTGATATTTTCAAGGATCCGATTTTCCTCAAATCAATGTACAATACGCTAATTTATGTGGTGATTGGAGTTCCGCTTGTTGTGATGGCCTCGATGGGTGTTGCCCTGCTGCTCAATTACGGCTCCGGCTGGCTGTTCAAAAGCTTCCGGGTCATCTATTATATGCCATCCATCACCAACATTGTGGCGGTAGCAGTGGTGTGGGGTTATTTGTACAACGGCTGTTACGGCTTATTTAACTATGTACTCTCCTGGTTTGGTTTGCCGGCGCAGCAGTGGCTTCAGGACCCTGTTCTGGCTAAATTATCTCTGATTCTGCTGGCGTTCTGGAAATCCATCGGACTCAATATGATCATTTTCCTTGCTGCACTGCAGGGGATTCCGCGCTCTTATTACGAAGCGGCTGAAATCGACGGTGCGACCGGCTGGAAAAAGCTGCGCTATATTACCGTTCCTTTGCTTGGATTCGCTACTTTCTTTGTGACCATTACGACTTTGATCGGCTGGATTCAATTCTTCGAAGAACCGCTGGTAATGACCAAGGGCGGCCCGCTGAACGCGACCATGTCTATGGCGCTTTTCATTTACAACAACGGGTTCCAGCTGAGCAAATTCGGCTACGCAGCCTCGGGTTCGTTCGTGCTGTTCATTATCATCATTATCGTGACACTGATTCAATTCGCGGTCAAAAAGAAAGAAGTAGAATATTAA
- a CDS encoding carbohydrate ABC transporter permease — MALRMKKLEKGIMIALLVIGGLLMMVPFIWMIGSSFKPENEFTVIPPSLFPNHPTFNNYRDLFVKMDFLIYLKNTLIIVLCSFVGLFLNAMAGYAFAKFDFPGKNKFFYVILATMMIPGQVTMIPTYLIINQMHLVNTMAGIVLPGLVGAFAIFLFRQFMTTIPMDLLEAARLDGAGELRIFFQLMVPIVKPVFAVQGILTFIGAWNSFLWPLIIANDEKLYTLSVGLSLLKGQYGTAFGLQMAGAAFMVVPIIIIFIFFQKHIIEGYTISGIK; from the coding sequence ATGGCACTCAGAATGAAAAAACTGGAAAAAGGAATCATGATCGCGCTGCTTGTTATCGGAGGACTGCTGATGATGGTGCCGTTCATTTGGATGATTGGGTCATCCTTTAAGCCTGAGAATGAATTTACGGTCATTCCGCCGTCACTATTTCCGAATCACCCAACGTTTAACAACTACCGTGATTTGTTTGTGAAAATGGACTTTCTGATTTATTTGAAGAACACGCTGATTATCGTGCTCTGTTCATTTGTTGGACTGTTCCTGAATGCGATGGCAGGTTATGCCTTTGCTAAATTTGATTTTCCAGGTAAAAACAAATTCTTTTATGTGATACTTGCGACGATGATGATTCCGGGTCAGGTTACCATGATTCCGACCTACCTGATTATCAATCAGATGCATCTGGTGAATACGATGGCGGGGATTGTACTTCCGGGTCTCGTAGGCGCGTTTGCGATCTTCCTGTTCCGCCAGTTTATGACCACGATCCCGATGGATCTGCTGGAGGCGGCAAGATTGGATGGAGCGGGCGAGCTGCGGATCTTTTTCCAGCTGATGGTGCCGATTGTGAAGCCGGTATTTGCTGTTCAGGGGATATTAACCTTTATCGGGGCATGGAACAGTTTCCTGTGGCCGCTGATTATTGCCAATGACGAGAAACTGTACACCTTATCGGTCGGCTTGTCGCTTTTGAAAGGCCAATATGGTACAGCTTTTGGTCTGCAAATGGCGGGTGCTGCATTTATGGTTGTTCCGATCATAATTATATTTATCTTCTTCCAGAAGCACATCATAGAAGGATATACGATCTCTGGCATAAAATAG
- a CDS encoding LacI family DNA-binding transcriptional regulator, protein MATIKDVAKLAGVALSTASYAMSGDSKVSAKTREKVLEAARQLNYQKNGFAMDLKRSRTNTIALILRDLSGPYYSELIRSIQDVALSNAYDLIACSSMGGKESTAVRYMLEKRVDGAIVLAHNITDEILHAAAGPRFPIVAMDRLISGEGLINVVVDGEQGGYSATRHLIEKGHSSIAYISGPVDSYDNALRYQGFSRAMREAGLTEKAKWKLSGNFVREGGYKATKMMLMQGEMPSAVFYANDEMAVGGLKALEEAKVSVPGDISVIGFDDIQLAEYIQPSLTTIRQPMYESGSLAGHLLFQMLNGDLVNDFYKLKIELIERKSVKTYN, encoded by the coding sequence ATGGCAACGATCAAGGATGTGGCAAAGCTGGCAGGGGTGGCATTGTCGACGGCCTCCTATGCGATGAGCGGGGACAGTAAAGTCAGCGCAAAAACAAGAGAAAAGGTGCTGGAAGCGGCACGGCAGCTCAATTATCAAAAAAATGGTTTTGCCATGGATTTGAAACGTAGCCGCACCAACACAATCGCACTTATTCTAAGGGACCTGTCAGGTCCATATTATTCGGAATTAATCCGCAGCATTCAAGATGTGGCCTTGTCCAACGCCTATGATCTGATTGCCTGCAGTTCAATGGGCGGAAAAGAATCAACCGCAGTCAGATACATGCTGGAGAAACGCGTAGACGGGGCAATCGTGCTGGCCCATAACATTACAGATGAAATCCTGCATGCTGCGGCGGGACCGCGTTTTCCAATCGTGGCGATGGACCGTCTGATTAGCGGCGAAGGCCTCATTAACGTGGTGGTAGATGGTGAACAGGGGGGCTATAGTGCAACCCGGCACCTGATCGAAAAAGGGCATAGCTCCATCGCTTACATCAGCGGACCTGTCGATTCCTATGACAATGCACTGCGTTATCAGGGATTCTCCCGGGCGATGCGCGAAGCCGGACTGACCGAGAAGGCAAAATGGAAGCTAAGCGGGAACTTTGTGCGTGAAGGCGGTTATAAAGCGACCAAAATGATGCTGATGCAGGGCGAAATGCCCTCAGCGGTATTTTATGCCAATGATGAAATGGCGGTCGGGGGATTGAAAGCACTGGAGGAAGCAAAAGTTTCGGTGCCGGGTGACATTTCGGTTATCGGATTCGACGATATACAGCTGGCTGAATACATTCAGCCTTCGCTGACCACCATCCGCCAGCCGATGTACGAGTCCGGTTCTCTGGCGGGACATCTGCTCTTTCAGATGCTTAACGGAGACCTGGTCAATGATTTCTATAAGCTTAAGATTGAGCTGATTGAACGGAAGTCGGTTAAAACCTACAACTAG